In the Ilumatobacteraceae bacterium genome, one interval contains:
- a CDS encoding LLM class F420-dependent oxidoreductase: MRYGVVQIADGVPGRGLDFVQETAVALEELGFDSYWAPDHVVFFDEFTSKYPHSDDGTFGFKQDQGLLEPIMVLQAAAAVTSRIRVGTSVEIITERHPVERSKHITTLDHFSDGRFDYGIGIGWLREEYEALGVPWERRGVRADEYIQAMKALWTQRRASFDGEFVSFSDVVAFPKPVQTPHPPVLVGGITRGALRRSAVHGDGWYGWKLTVDELADALVILDEELAAAGRTRDGFRVVLGMPHHGDHDGLADYVAEVGALGVDEFVLGLSIPRSGVRTFLESYATTLSVTAPT; this comes from the coding sequence ATGCGCTACGGCGTCGTACAGATCGCTGACGGAGTGCCGGGCCGCGGGCTCGACTTCGTCCAGGAGACCGCCGTCGCACTCGAAGAACTCGGGTTCGACAGCTACTGGGCTCCCGACCACGTCGTGTTCTTCGACGAGTTCACGTCGAAGTACCCGCACAGCGACGACGGCACGTTCGGCTTCAAGCAGGACCAGGGTCTGCTCGAGCCGATCATGGTGCTGCAGGCCGCCGCCGCGGTCACCAGCCGGATCCGGGTCGGTACCTCGGTCGAGATCATCACCGAGCGGCACCCGGTCGAACGATCGAAGCACATCACGACGCTCGACCACTTCAGCGACGGCCGCTTCGACTACGGCATCGGCATCGGCTGGCTCCGCGAGGAGTACGAAGCGCTCGGTGTGCCGTGGGAACGCCGAGGCGTCCGGGCCGACGAGTACATCCAGGCGATGAAGGCGCTGTGGACGCAGCGCCGAGCGTCGTTCGACGGCGAGTTCGTCTCGTTCTCCGACGTCGTCGCGTTCCCCAAGCCGGTCCAGACCCCGCACCCGCCGGTGCTCGTCGGCGGGATCACCCGCGGCGCGCTCCGCCGGTCGGCCGTCCACGGCGACGGTTGGTACGGCTGGAAGCTCACGGTCGACGAACTCGCCGATGCGCTGGTGATCCTCGACGAGGAACTCGCCGCAGCCGGACGCACCCGTGACGGGTTCCGCGTCGTCCTCGGCATGCCCCACCACGGGGACCACGACGGTCTCGCCGACTACGTGGCCGAGGTCGGGGCGCTCGGCGTCGACGAGTTCGTGCTCGGTCTGTCGATCCCGCGCTCGGGTGTCCGCACGTTCCTCGAGAGCTACGCGACGACGTTGTCGGTGACGGCCCCGACGTGA
- a CDS encoding dihydrolipoamide acetyltransferase family protein, with protein sequence MTMQVLSMPRLGQTMDAGVVVRLAVEVGDSFATGDLLYVVETEKVEIDVEAKSAGRLARWVAGEGDEVPVGETLAVITAPDESAPSDDDVDRFLAGGSAVADTPSTPAAPSGEHTGPVTSGRGPRAMPRARALAREHGIDLASVTGTGDRGSITSADVERHLAAADTSGAALPPPPPPVPDSMPAAATDEHDEQNDAADDGVEALTGHRRAMFFSMEKSWTTIPHFVESVCIDAGALLDRRRAVTEGRPTITAYLIEALAAACSELPVLHAEIVGAGIRHREYVSVAVATDTEFGLVAPVLRDVGSLDVGEIHTRLQDLAERARTRRLTIDEVTGAGVTLSSLGAHGVEIGTPIIPPGQTAMVFAGAIKERAVVVDGQVVARPTMWLTLAADHRLIDGVTAAKALDAVRTALGDPRR encoded by the coding sequence ATGACGATGCAGGTGCTCTCGATGCCCCGGCTGGGCCAGACGATGGACGCCGGCGTGGTGGTGCGGCTCGCGGTCGAGGTGGGCGACTCGTTCGCGACGGGCGACCTGCTGTACGTCGTCGAGACCGAGAAGGTCGAGATCGACGTCGAGGCCAAGAGTGCCGGCCGGCTCGCTCGATGGGTCGCCGGAGAAGGCGACGAGGTCCCGGTCGGTGAGACGCTCGCCGTGATCACCGCCCCCGACGAGTCGGCACCGTCCGACGACGACGTCGATCGGTTCCTCGCAGGTGGCTCGGCGGTCGCCGACACGCCGTCCACGCCTGCCGCTCCGTCCGGCGAGCACACCGGTCCGGTCACGTCGGGACGAGGTCCGCGCGCGATGCCGCGAGCACGAGCACTGGCTCGCGAGCACGGCATCGACCTGGCGTCGGTCACCGGCACCGGTGACCGCGGCTCGATCACGTCCGCCGACGTCGAACGGCACCTGGCGGCGGCCGACACGAGCGGTGCAGCACTCCCGCCGCCGCCACCTCCGGTGCCCGACTCCATGCCTGCCGCGGCGACCGACGAACACGACGAACAGAACGATGCAGCCGATGACGGCGTCGAGGCGTTGACCGGGCACCGCCGGGCGATGTTCTTCTCCATGGAGAAGAGCTGGACCACGATCCCGCACTTCGTCGAGTCGGTGTGCATCGACGCCGGCGCGCTCCTCGACCGTCGACGGGCGGTAACCGAGGGTCGGCCGACGATCACCGCCTACCTGATCGAGGCGCTCGCCGCCGCCTGCAGCGAGCTCCCGGTCCTGCACGCCGAGATCGTCGGCGCAGGTATCCGCCACCGCGAGTACGTGTCGGTGGCGGTCGCGACCGACACCGAGTTCGGTCTGGTCGCGCCGGTGCTCCGCGACGTCGGTTCGCTCGACGTGGGCGAGATCCACACCCGGCTCCAAGACCTCGCCGAGCGCGCCCGCACCCGCCGCCTCACGATCGACGAGGTCACCGGTGCCGGCGTCACCCTGTCGAGCCTCGGGGCGCACGGCGTCGAGATCGGCACGCCGATCATCCCGCCGGGGCAGACCGCGATGGTGTTCGCCGGTGCCATCAAGGAGCGCGCGGTCGTCGTCGACGGCCAGGTGGTCGCACGCCCCACCATGTGGTTGACGCTCGCCGCCGACCATCGTCTGATCGACGGCGTGACCGCGGCGAAGGCGCTCGACGCCGTTCGGACCGCGCTGGGGGACCCGCGCCGATGA
- a CDS encoding alpha-ketoacid dehydrogenase subunit beta, with amino-acid sequence MRELTFTQAINEALVEEMERDSSVFVMGEDVAAFGGVFGVTKGLHETFGDRRVFDTPLSETLIVGAAVGAAITGLRPVAELQYSDFLGIAMDEMYNKAAKWKFMHGGRLNVPMVVRAPEGAKGGAGAEHSQSPGGLFQSAFGMYVLMPTNPADAKGLLKSAIRDDNPVLFLEHKALYSKRGPVPDGEHLVPIGVAATPRRGDDVTIVAWGNLVPRSLQAADALADEGIDVEVIDPRGIRPLDIDTILASVEKTGRLVLVHEAPGAGGPGAEVAAVVADRMIDVLEAPVLRVTTPDTYFPQSVHLERLMLPGVTEIADAVRKVMR; translated from the coding sequence ATGAGAGAGCTGACCTTCACCCAGGCGATCAACGAGGCGTTGGTCGAGGAGATGGAACGTGACTCGTCGGTCTTCGTGATGGGCGAGGACGTCGCGGCGTTCGGCGGCGTGTTCGGCGTGACCAAAGGGTTGCACGAGACGTTCGGCGACCGGCGCGTGTTCGACACCCCACTGTCGGAGACGTTGATCGTCGGCGCCGCGGTCGGCGCGGCGATCACCGGTCTCCGGCCGGTCGCCGAACTCCAGTACTCCGACTTCCTCGGTATCGCCATGGACGAGATGTACAACAAGGCCGCCAAGTGGAAGTTCATGCACGGCGGGCGTCTGAATGTGCCGATGGTCGTGCGGGCCCCCGAGGGCGCCAAGGGCGGTGCCGGTGCCGAGCACTCGCAATCGCCCGGCGGTCTCTTCCAGAGCGCCTTCGGCATGTACGTGCTGATGCCGACCAACCCGGCCGACGCGAAGGGGCTCCTGAAGTCGGCGATCCGCGACGACAACCCGGTGCTGTTCCTCGAGCACAAGGCGCTGTACTCCAAGCGTGGGCCGGTGCCCGACGGCGAGCACCTGGTGCCGATCGGGGTTGCCGCCACCCCGCGGCGGGGGGACGACGTGACGATCGTGGCGTGGGGCAACCTGGTCCCACGATCGCTCCAGGCAGCCGACGCCCTCGCCGACGAAGGGATCGACGTCGAGGTCATCGACCCGCGCGGCATCCGGCCGCTCGACATCGACACGATCCTGGCATCGGTCGAGAAGACCGGCCGGTTGGTGCTCGTGCACGAGGCGCCGGGCGCCGGCGGCCCCGGTGCCGAGGTGGCCGCCGTCGTCGCCGACCGGATGATCGACGTGCTCGAGGCGCCGGTCCTCCGGGTCACCACCCCGGACACGTACTTCCCGCAGAGCGTGCACCTCGAGCGGCTGATGCTGCCCGGCGTGACCGAGATCGCCGATGCGGTCCGCAAGGTCATGCGCTGA
- a CDS encoding thiamine pyrophosphate-dependent dehydrogenase E1 component subunit alpha, whose protein sequence is MATIDDVGLSMYREMVRGQAAEQWILRLIDGGEALVLYHSARGQEGVAVGSIAPLRRSDYMFYVHRGVGQLLAKGIDPVELFGDVLANTAGSTRGLGAGIVHVVDPSVGVLGQSGTVGGTFPLAAGAALSAKYRDSGQVVLCMFGDGTANRGTFHESANAAGAWKLPVVWLCENNGYAVSVPQSASTPVADLATRAAGYGMPGVIVDGQDAIAVYEAVDTAVRRAREGEGPTFIEAKTVRFRGHFEGDPQSYRGDADTAALERDPITLLADRLIEAGLATDASLAALAAEADREMERAVDVARAAPVPDRSRLFEGILA, encoded by the coding sequence ATGGCGACCATCGACGACGTCGGCCTGTCCATGTACCGCGAGATGGTGCGCGGCCAGGCAGCCGAGCAATGGATCCTCCGTCTGATCGACGGCGGCGAGGCGCTCGTGCTGTACCACTCGGCGCGCGGCCAGGAGGGGGTCGCGGTCGGCTCGATCGCTCCGCTCCGTCGTTCCGACTACATGTTCTACGTCCATCGCGGCGTCGGCCAGTTGCTGGCCAAGGGCATCGATCCCGTCGAACTGTTCGGCGACGTGCTCGCCAACACCGCGGGTTCGACCCGAGGGCTCGGTGCCGGCATCGTCCACGTGGTCGACCCGTCGGTCGGCGTGCTCGGTCAGAGCGGCACGGTCGGCGGCACCTTCCCGCTCGCTGCGGGAGCGGCCCTGTCGGCCAAGTATCGCGACTCGGGCCAGGTCGTGCTGTGCATGTTCGGCGACGGCACCGCCAATCGCGGCACGTTCCACGAGTCGGCGAACGCCGCCGGCGCCTGGAAGCTCCCGGTCGTCTGGCTGTGCGAGAACAACGGCTACGCCGTGTCGGTGCCGCAGTCGGCGTCGACGCCGGTCGCCGACCTCGCGACGCGGGCGGCCGGCTACGGCATGCCGGGGGTGATCGTCGACGGACAGGACGCGATCGCGGTGTACGAGGCGGTCGACACCGCGGTACGTCGCGCCCGCGAGGGCGAGGGCCCGACGTTCATCGAGGCCAAGACCGTGCGATTCCGCGGGCACTTCGAGGGCGACCCGCAGAGCTACCGCGGTGACGCCGACACGGCTGCGCTGGAGCGCGATCCGATCACGCTCCTCGCGGACCGACTGATCGAGGCCGGTCTCGCGACCGACGCGAGCCTCGCCGCGCTCGCCGCCGAGGCCGACCGCGAGATGGAGCGGGCCGTCGACGTCGCGCGCGCTGCCCCGGTGCCCGACCGCAGCCGCCTCTTCGAAGGGATCCTGGCATGA
- a CDS encoding SDR family oxidoreductase produces MSTGADDRLVVVVTGASRVGGIGLAIAERFVREGHDVVVSDIGHRLESFPDYEVPPPDAIDQAVSYLADIGPGRAIGHRCDVTVAAEVDALAQRAIDEFGHIDVFVNNAGVSLGLKPTVEVTDDEWDRNIGVMATGTFYGTRAAGRHMIERGSGCIVNMSSQAGKTGWPLLSAYSAAKFAIIGLTQASARELGPKGVRVNAVCPGTVDTPLLDIDGGPMDVFTKQSGATRDEARRKQQRLIPLRRFATPADIADTVYFLASPAASFITGEAINVTGGEEVH; encoded by the coding sequence ATGAGCACAGGCGCGGACGACCGACTGGTCGTCGTGGTCACCGGGGCGTCCCGGGTCGGCGGCATCGGCCTCGCCATCGCCGAGCGCTTCGTGCGCGAGGGGCACGACGTCGTGGTGTCCGACATCGGGCATCGCCTCGAATCGTTCCCCGACTACGAGGTGCCGCCGCCCGACGCGATCGACCAGGCCGTTTCGTACCTCGCCGACATCGGACCGGGTCGTGCGATCGGCCACCGCTGCGACGTGACCGTCGCCGCCGAGGTCGACGCACTCGCTCAGCGTGCGATCGACGAGTTCGGTCACATCGACGTGTTCGTCAACAACGCCGGCGTGAGCCTCGGGCTGAAGCCGACGGTCGAGGTCACCGACGACGAATGGGATCGCAACATCGGCGTCATGGCGACCGGCACGTTCTACGGCACCCGCGCCGCCGGCCGGCACATGATCGAGCGAGGCAGCGGCTGCATCGTCAACATGTCGAGCCAGGCCGGCAAGACCGGTTGGCCGCTCCTCAGCGCCTACAGCGCCGCGAAGTTCGCGATCATCGGGCTGACGCAGGCGTCTGCCCGTGAGCTCGGCCCGAAGGGCGTGCGCGTCAACGCGGTCTGCCCCGGCACGGTCGACACGCCGCTGCTCGACATCGACGGCGGCCCGATGGACGTGTTCACCAAGCAGAGCGGCGCCACGCGCGACGAGGCCCGTCGCAAGCAGCAACGGCTGATCCCGCTCCGCCGCTTCGCCACGCCGGCGGACATCGCGGACACGGTGTACTTCCTCGCCTCCCCGGCGGCGTCGTTCATCACGGGCGAAGCCATCAACGTCACCGGGGGAGAAGAGGTTCACTGA
- a CDS encoding alcohol dehydrogenase catalytic domain-containing protein, producing MRAAVFEGPGELSVDDIPDPVAAPDGIVIAVDACGICGSDLKTYRSGRLARPGQVLGHEFVGRIVEVGSDVRDLAIGELVTALPYVPCTECARCASGRTSLCETAFRSSIANGLPGGFAEYLHLPGARRDETVFALPDDLAPGSGALVEPLAVGVHAVELAMVEPDSVVVVLGLGTVGQAVVLALRAAGVRHVIATDLSPKRCEAARSAGATVVTGSTDDIIAAVSAITGRGAYGAPAACDAIIDCAGVAPLITGVMPALRGGGSLVLAALHDQPFPVDATSIVRRGVRVVGTFGYDDDFRRAAALVASGDVSADDLVTHRFGLEHITEAFEAQADAGSSVKVLVQPGGTS from the coding sequence ATGCGAGCTGCCGTGTTCGAAGGACCGGGTGAACTGTCGGTCGACGACATCCCCGACCCGGTCGCCGCGCCGGACGGGATCGTGATCGCCGTCGATGCGTGCGGCATCTGTGGTTCCGACTTGAAGACCTATCGATCCGGTCGTCTCGCCCGACCGGGGCAGGTGCTCGGTCACGAGTTCGTCGGGCGGATCGTCGAGGTCGGGTCCGACGTGCGCGACCTAGCGATCGGCGAGCTGGTCACCGCACTGCCCTACGTGCCGTGCACGGAGTGTGCGCGATGCGCATCCGGTCGCACGTCGCTCTGCGAGACAGCGTTCCGATCGAGCATCGCCAACGGCCTACCCGGCGGCTTCGCCGAGTACCTCCACCTTCCCGGTGCCCGGCGAGACGAGACCGTGTTCGCGCTGCCCGACGACCTGGCCCCGGGAAGCGGAGCGCTCGTCGAACCGCTCGCCGTCGGGGTGCACGCGGTCGAACTGGCGATGGTCGAGCCCGACTCGGTCGTCGTCGTGCTCGGCCTCGGCACCGTCGGACAAGCCGTTGTGCTCGCGCTGCGGGCCGCCGGCGTGCGGCACGTGATCGCGACCGACCTGTCGCCGAAGCGATGTGAGGCGGCACGCTCGGCGGGAGCGACGGTGGTCACCGGGAGCACCGACGACATCATCGCCGCCGTCTCGGCGATCACCGGTCGCGGCGCGTACGGCGCCCCTGCAGCGTGCGACGCGATCATCGACTGTGCCGGCGTCGCCCCGCTGATCACCGGCGTGATGCCCGCCCTGCGCGGCGGTGGCTCGCTCGTGCTGGCAGCGCTGCACGATCAACCGTTCCCCGTCGACGCCACGTCGATCGTGCGGCGCGGCGTGCGCGTCGTCGGCACGTTCGGCTACGACGACGACTTCCGTCGAGCGGCGGCACTGGTCGCGTCGGGCGACGTGTCGGCCGACGATCTGGTGACGCACCGATTCGGTCTCGAACACATCACCGAGGCCTTCGAGGCCCAGGCGGATGCCGGGTCGTCGGTCAAGGTCCTCGTCCAACCCGGAGGTACATCATGA
- a CDS encoding long-chain-fatty-acid--CoA ligase → MMPTTLADIIRAGAASHPDRVAIAADERSVTYVGLHERSNRAAGVLAGLGIGRGDRVAFLSMNRIEYYELMFGAAKLGAATVPVNWRLAPGEVAGILSDAQPELLLVEHDLLHLVGDAHTERLGDRLLTVGSGDDGPRDWGTLVDAGPDVDPNADVAPDDVMWQLYTSGTTGKPKGVMLMHRNLIDMIDGLADQWHFEPGCVVYVPYPSFHAVGTAWPVITMHRGGTVLLRRSFDPVDFVRKVESERVTLTMMVPAVLNMVLSEPEARERDLSSLRHIVYGASPISQAVLNTSIELMPGCAFHHAYGLTECTGTVTTMQWDEHRPGTERMKSCGRPMPWVEMKVVDPSTGDEVEPRTVGEVWTRSPSVMKGYYDAPEATAAAVSDGWLHTGDAGFLDEDGYLYLTDRVTDMIISGGENIYPAEVENVLYSHPDIREAAVVGIPDDRWGEVVFAVVVTSDDSGLEPDAVIAYCREHLGRYKCPSRVVVRSEPLPLNPTGKVLRRELRTQYIDPSSGGN, encoded by the coding sequence ATGATGCCGACCACGCTCGCCGACATCATCCGCGCCGGCGCCGCCTCGCACCCGGACCGGGTCGCGATCGCCGCCGACGAGCGGTCGGTCACCTATGTCGGCCTCCACGAGCGCTCCAACCGGGCGGCCGGCGTGCTCGCCGGACTCGGCATCGGCCGAGGCGACCGAGTCGCGTTCCTGTCGATGAACCGGATCGAGTATTACGAGCTGATGTTCGGGGCCGCGAAGCTCGGCGCCGCGACGGTCCCGGTCAACTGGCGACTGGCACCCGGCGAGGTCGCCGGAATCCTGTCGGACGCGCAACCGGAGCTGCTGCTCGTCGAACACGATCTGCTCCATCTCGTCGGCGACGCGCACACCGAGCGGCTCGGCGACCGGTTGCTGACCGTCGGTTCGGGTGACGACGGCCCCCGGGACTGGGGCACGTTGGTCGACGCCGGCCCCGATGTCGATCCGAACGCCGATGTCGCCCCGGACGACGTGATGTGGCAGCTCTACACGTCGGGCACGACCGGCAAGCCGAAGGGCGTGATGCTCATGCATCGCAACCTCATCGACATGATCGACGGATTGGCCGATCAGTGGCACTTCGAACCCGGTTGCGTGGTCTACGTGCCGTACCCGTCGTTCCACGCGGTCGGCACCGCGTGGCCGGTGATCACGATGCACCGTGGTGGCACCGTTCTGCTGCGGCGGTCGTTCGACCCGGTCGACTTCGTCCGCAAGGTCGAGTCCGAGCGCGTGACGCTGACGATGATGGTGCCGGCCGTGCTGAACATGGTGCTGTCCGAGCCCGAGGCGCGCGAACGCGACCTGTCGAGCCTGCGCCACATCGTCTACGGCGCCTCGCCGATCTCGCAGGCAGTGCTCAACACCTCGATCGAGTTGATGCCCGGATGCGCCTTCCACCATGCGTACGGGTTGACCGAGTGCACCGGCACGGTCACGACCATGCAGTGGGATGAGCACCGCCCCGGCACCGAGCGCATGAAGTCGTGTGGGCGGCCGATGCCGTGGGTCGAGATGAAGGTCGTCGACCCGTCGACCGGCGACGAGGTCGAACCCCGCACCGTCGGCGAGGTGTGGACACGCAGTCCGAGCGTCATGAAGGGCTACTACGACGCTCCCGAGGCGACGGCAGCGGCGGTCTCCGACGGTTGGTTGCACACGGGCGATGCCGGGTTCCTCGACGAGGACGGCTACCTGTATCTCACCGACCGGGTGACCGACATGATCATCTCCGGGGGCGAGAACATCTACCCGGCCGAGGTCGAGAACGTGCTCTACTCGCATCCGGACATCCGCGAGGCGGCGGTCGTCGGCATCCCCGACGACCGATGGGGCGAGGTCGTGTTCGCCGTCGTCGTCACGAGCGACGACAGCGGACTCGAACCGGATGCCGTGATCGCCTACTGCCGTGAACACCTGGGTCGCTACAAGTGCCCGTCGCGCGTCGTGGTGCGATCGGAGCCGTTGCCGTTGAACCCGACCGGCAAGGTGCTGCGCCGAGAACTGCGGACCCAGTACATCGACCCGAGCTCAGGAGGGAACTGA
- a CDS encoding nuclear transport factor 2 family protein, whose amino-acid sequence MTHPPESDRVEITRVLNDYARGVDDGDWGRVLACYHGDAVDDHGVYRGGPDGLVRHFAEQLVAFAGTLHLLGAPDLDAVGPDEVTARTACLALHWREPGSSERHLVMVADYDDRLTRRDGAWRIAERTVRVRHAEELAVAPEIWPLAHLFASADRGDSR is encoded by the coding sequence ATGACGCATCCACCCGAGTCCGACCGGGTGGAGATCACCCGCGTCCTCAACGACTACGCACGAGGCGTCGACGACGGTGACTGGGGCCGAGTGCTCGCGTGCTATCACGGCGACGCCGTCGATGACCACGGTGTGTACCGCGGCGGGCCCGACGGGCTCGTCCGACACTTCGCCGAACAACTCGTTGCGTTCGCCGGCACGCTGCACCTCCTCGGTGCCCCCGACCTCGATGCTGTCGGTCCCGACGAGGTCACCGCACGCACCGCCTGCCTCGCGCTGCACTGGCGTGAACCGGGCTCGAGCGAACGGCACCTCGTCATGGTCGCCGACTACGACGATCGGCTGACACGTCGCGACGGGGCCTGGCGCATCGCCGAGCGGACCGTCCGCGTCCGGCACGCCGAAGAGCTGGCGGTCGCACCGGAGATCTGGCCGCTGGCTCACCTGTTCGCGTCGGCCGACCGTGGCGACAGCCGATGA
- a CDS encoding AMP-binding protein: MIGLWNLASADPDRTAVVEAGTGRSATRGELARRTNQVVHALRARGLGHGSVVGVILDNEIAHLEVFFAGLQAGWYVVPINYHFTEEEIAFILNDSDAEAVVCSSDHAEVVAAAADRTTIPREARLCVGGHAAFEDYDEVIGAASGELPDDRTAGWMMTYTSGTTGSPKGIKRPLSGMNPDDVGEVWSLPMRIFGIDGEDHVHLVQSPIYHTAVLVYMNASAQFGHQIVLMKRWDAEQALQLIERYGVTTSHMVPTHFHRMLKLPDAVREKYDLSSVRYAIHGAAPCPVETKRAMIDWFGPVIYEYYGASEGGGTQVGSDDWLARPGTVGRAWPGAEVRILGPDGEELPRGDQGEVWMMAGALDFEYHKNAERTATSKRDGFFTVGDVGIMDDDGYLFLQGRSSDIIISGGVNVHPSEIESVLIQHDAVADVAVFGIPDPEWGEQIKSVVELTAGTVGDDALLAELVAFCRSHLAAYKVPRSIDLIDALPRDPNGKLYKRLLRDPYWDDAEG; this comes from the coding sequence ATGATCGGACTCTGGAACCTCGCCTCGGCCGACCCCGACCGCACGGCGGTGGTCGAAGCCGGCACCGGCCGCAGCGCCACCCGCGGTGAACTCGCACGCCGCACCAACCAGGTCGTGCATGCGCTGCGTGCGCGCGGGCTCGGGCACGGTTCGGTCGTCGGCGTGATCCTCGACAACGAGATCGCCCACCTCGAGGTGTTCTTCGCCGGGCTCCAGGCCGGGTGGTACGTGGTGCCGATCAACTACCACTTCACCGAGGAGGAGATCGCCTTCATCCTCAACGACAGCGACGCCGAGGCGGTCGTCTGCTCGAGCGACCACGCGGAGGTCGTGGCTGCCGCCGCCGACCGCACGACGATCCCCCGCGAGGCGCGACTCTGCGTCGGCGGTCATGCCGCGTTCGAGGACTACGACGAGGTGATCGGCGCCGCGTCCGGCGAGCTGCCCGACGACCGGACCGCCGGCTGGATGATGACCTACACGTCGGGGACCACCGGGTCGCCGAAGGGCATCAAGCGGCCGCTGAGTGGTATGAACCCCGACGACGTCGGTGAGGTGTGGAGTCTCCCGATGCGCATCTTCGGGATCGACGGCGAAGACCACGTGCACCTCGTGCAGTCGCCGATCTACCACACGGCCGTGCTCGTCTACATGAACGCCTCGGCCCAGTTCGGGCACCAGATCGTCCTGATGAAGCGCTGGGACGCGGAGCAGGCGCTGCAGCTCATCGAGCGCTACGGGGTCACGACGTCGCACATGGTGCCGACCCACTTCCACCGCATGCTCAAACTGCCGGACGCCGTCCGCGAGAAGTACGACCTGTCGAGCGTCCGGTACGCGATCCACGGCGCGGCACCGTGCCCGGTCGAGACCAAGCGGGCAATGATCGACTGGTTCGGTCCGGTGATCTACGAGTACTACGGCGCCTCCGAGGGTGGTGGCACCCAGGTCGGCTCCGACGACTGGCTCGCCCGTCCCGGCACCGTCGGCCGGGCCTGGCCCGGCGCCGAGGTCCGCATCCTCGGTCCCGACGGCGAGGAACTGCCGCGCGGTGACCAGGGTGAGGTCTGGATGATGGCAGGGGCCCTCGACTTCGAGTACCACAAGAACGCAGAACGCACCGCCACGTCGAAGCGAGATGGCTTCTTCACCGTCGGTGACGTGGGGATCATGGACGACGACGGCTACCTGTTCCTGCAGGGCCGGTCGAGCGACATCATCATCTCGGGCGGGGTCAACGTGCATCCGTCCGAGATCGAGAGCGTGCTGATCCAGCACGATGCGGTCGCCGACGTCGCCGTGTTCGGCATCCCCGACCCCGAGTGGGGCGAGCAGATCAAGTCGGTCGTCGAGCTCACGGCCGGCACGGTCGGTGACGACGCACTGCTCGCGGAGCTGGTGGCGTTCTGCCGGTCGCATCTCGCCGCGTACAAGGTGCCGCGTTCGATCGACCTGATCGACGCGTTGCCTCGCGATCCGAACGGCAAGCTCTACAAGCGACTGCTGCGCGACCCGTACTGGGACGACGCCGAGGGATGA